One Pieris napi chromosome Z, ilPieNapi1.2, whole genome shotgun sequence DNA window includes the following coding sequences:
- the LOC125062417 gene encoding tyrosine 3-monooxygenase isoform X2, whose protein sequence is MAVAAAQKNREMFAIKKSYSIENGYPSRRRSLVDDARFETLVVKQTKQSVLEEARARANDSGLESEFIQDVAHLSNGDKTPTVEDGTHQDETKNGQLDADFDDDGGKKDEDYTLTEEEVILQNAASESPDAEHAVQKAALLLRLRDGMGSLARILKTIDNYKGCVEHLETRPSQEDGMQFDALVKICMSRTNLLQLIRALRQSTSFAGVNLLSENNLTNKTPWFPRHAVDLDNCNHLMTKYEPELDMNHPGFADKQYRERRKQIAVIAFAYKYGDPIPSISYTESENSTWQRVFNTVLDLMPKHACREYKAAFNKLQEADIFVPHRIPQLEDVSNFLRKHTGFTLRPAAGLLTARDFLASLAFRVFQSTQYVRHANSPFHTPEPDCIHELLGHIPLLADPSFAQFSQEIGLASLGASDSEIEKLSTVYWFTVEFGLCKENQQLKAYGAALLSSIGELLHALSDKPELRAFEPASTSMQPYQDQEYQPIYYVAESFEDAKDKFRRWVSTMSRPFEVRFNPHTERVEVLDSVDKLETLIWQLNTEMLHLTNAIKKLKSSHFE, encoded by the exons ATGGCCGTCGCAGCTGCACAGAAGAACCGCGAAATGTTCGCAATCAAGAAGTCCTACAGCATTGAG AACGGCTACCCATCTCGCCGTCGCTCGCTTGTGGACGATGCACGGTTCGAAACACTTGTTGTAAAACAGACCAAGCAAAGCGTTTTGGAAGAGGCACGCGCCCGCGCTAATG acTCTGGCTTGGAATCCGAATTTATCCAAGACGTCGCTCATTTAAGCAACGGCGACAAAACACCAACCGTCGAAGATGGAACTCATCAGGACGAAACCAAGAACGGCCAACTTG ATGCAGATTTCGATGACGATGGAGGAAAGAAAGACGAAG attatacTCTGACTGAAGAAGAAGTTATCCTCCAAAATGCTGCAAGTGAAAGTCCTGATGCAGAGCATGCTGTACAAAAAGCTGCTCTTTTACTCCGCTTGCGAGATGGAATGGGCTCTCTCGCTCGCATCCTAAAAACCATCGACAACTACAAGGGCTGTGTTGAACATTTGGAGACCCGACCCTCCCAAGAAGACGGCATGCAGTTTGACGCTCTCGTGAAAATTTGCATGTCCCGTACGAACTTACTCCAACTAATAAGGGCTCTCCGCCAGTCTACATCCTTCGCTGGAGTTAACCTTCTATCTGAAAACAACCTCACCAACAAAACTCCATGGTTCCCTCGCCACGCCGTTGACCTCGACAACTGCAACCACCTCATGACCAAATACGAGCCAGAACTCGACATGAACCACCCGGGCTTCGCTGACAAGCAGTACAGAGAGCGCAGAAAGCAGATCGCCGTGATTGCCTTTGCTTACAAATACGGTGACCCAATTCCATCGATCTCTTACACCGAGTCTGAGAACTCTACATGGCAGCGAGTTTTCAACACTGTATTGGATCTGATGCCAAAACACGCGTGCAGGGAATACAAAGCAGCGTTCAACAAGCTGCAAGAGGCTGATATCTTTGTTCCACACCGTATTCCTCAACTAGAGGATGTTAGTAACTTCCTTCGTAAGCACACTGGATTTACCCTACGTCCAGCCGCTGGTTTACTGACTGCTAGGGACTTCTTGGCATCGCTCGCTTTCCGTGTCTTCCAATCTACCCAATATGTGCGTCACGCTAACTCACCCTTCCACACACCCGAACC CGATTGCATTCATGAACTTCTTGGACACATCCCACTCTTGGCCGACCCCAGCTTCGCTCAATTCTCACAGGAAATAGGACTTGCCTCTCTCGGTGCTTCCGACTCTGAAATCGAAAAGCTTTCCACT gTTTACTGGTTCACGGTTGAATTTGGACTTTGCAAAGAGAACCAACAACTTAAGGCATATGGTGCTGCTCTTCTTTCATCTATCGGCGAACTTTTGCATGCTTTAAGTGATAAGCCAGAGCTACGTGCTTTCGAACCTGCATCCACATCAATGCAACCATACCAAGATCAAGAATATCAACCAATCTACTACGTAGCCGAGAGCTTCGAGGATGCCAAAGATAAATTCAG ACGTTGGGTGTCAACCATGTCAAGACCATTCGAGGTCCGTTTTAACCCACACACAGAGCGCGTCGAGGTCCTCGACTCAGTGGACAAACTGGAGACCCTCATCTGGCAATTGAACACGGAAATGTTACACCTGACCAACGCCATCAAGAAGCTCAAAAGCTCGCATTTCGAATAA
- the LOC125062417 gene encoding tyrosine 3-monooxygenase isoform X1: MAVAAAQKNREMFAIKKSYSIENGYPSRRRSLVDDARFETLVVKQTKQSVLEEARARANDSGLESEFIQDVAHLSNGDKTPTVEDGTHQDETKNGQLADADFDDDGGKKDEDYTLTEEEVILQNAASESPDAEHAVQKAALLLRLRDGMGSLARILKTIDNYKGCVEHLETRPSQEDGMQFDALVKICMSRTNLLQLIRALRQSTSFAGVNLLSENNLTNKTPWFPRHAVDLDNCNHLMTKYEPELDMNHPGFADKQYRERRKQIAVIAFAYKYGDPIPSISYTESENSTWQRVFNTVLDLMPKHACREYKAAFNKLQEADIFVPHRIPQLEDVSNFLRKHTGFTLRPAAGLLTARDFLASLAFRVFQSTQYVRHANSPFHTPEPDCIHELLGHIPLLADPSFAQFSQEIGLASLGASDSEIEKLSTVYWFTVEFGLCKENQQLKAYGAALLSSIGELLHALSDKPELRAFEPASTSMQPYQDQEYQPIYYVAESFEDAKDKFRRWVSTMSRPFEVRFNPHTERVEVLDSVDKLETLIWQLNTEMLHLTNAIKKLKSSHFE; encoded by the exons ATGGCCGTCGCAGCTGCACAGAAGAACCGCGAAATGTTCGCAATCAAGAAGTCCTACAGCATTGAG AACGGCTACCCATCTCGCCGTCGCTCGCTTGTGGACGATGCACGGTTCGAAACACTTGTTGTAAAACAGACCAAGCAAAGCGTTTTGGAAGAGGCACGCGCCCGCGCTAATG acTCTGGCTTGGAATCCGAATTTATCCAAGACGTCGCTCATTTAAGCAACGGCGACAAAACACCAACCGTCGAAGATGGAACTCATCAGGACGAAACCAAGAACGGCCAACTTG caGATGCAGATTTCGATGACGATGGAGGAAAGAAAGACGAAG attatacTCTGACTGAAGAAGAAGTTATCCTCCAAAATGCTGCAAGTGAAAGTCCTGATGCAGAGCATGCTGTACAAAAAGCTGCTCTTTTACTCCGCTTGCGAGATGGAATGGGCTCTCTCGCTCGCATCCTAAAAACCATCGACAACTACAAGGGCTGTGTTGAACATTTGGAGACCCGACCCTCCCAAGAAGACGGCATGCAGTTTGACGCTCTCGTGAAAATTTGCATGTCCCGTACGAACTTACTCCAACTAATAAGGGCTCTCCGCCAGTCTACATCCTTCGCTGGAGTTAACCTTCTATCTGAAAACAACCTCACCAACAAAACTCCATGGTTCCCTCGCCACGCCGTTGACCTCGACAACTGCAACCACCTCATGACCAAATACGAGCCAGAACTCGACATGAACCACCCGGGCTTCGCTGACAAGCAGTACAGAGAGCGCAGAAAGCAGATCGCCGTGATTGCCTTTGCTTACAAATACGGTGACCCAATTCCATCGATCTCTTACACCGAGTCTGAGAACTCTACATGGCAGCGAGTTTTCAACACTGTATTGGATCTGATGCCAAAACACGCGTGCAGGGAATACAAAGCAGCGTTCAACAAGCTGCAAGAGGCTGATATCTTTGTTCCACACCGTATTCCTCAACTAGAGGATGTTAGTAACTTCCTTCGTAAGCACACTGGATTTACCCTACGTCCAGCCGCTGGTTTACTGACTGCTAGGGACTTCTTGGCATCGCTCGCTTTCCGTGTCTTCCAATCTACCCAATATGTGCGTCACGCTAACTCACCCTTCCACACACCCGAACC CGATTGCATTCATGAACTTCTTGGACACATCCCACTCTTGGCCGACCCCAGCTTCGCTCAATTCTCACAGGAAATAGGACTTGCCTCTCTCGGTGCTTCCGACTCTGAAATCGAAAAGCTTTCCACT gTTTACTGGTTCACGGTTGAATTTGGACTTTGCAAAGAGAACCAACAACTTAAGGCATATGGTGCTGCTCTTCTTTCATCTATCGGCGAACTTTTGCATGCTTTAAGTGATAAGCCAGAGCTACGTGCTTTCGAACCTGCATCCACATCAATGCAACCATACCAAGATCAAGAATATCAACCAATCTACTACGTAGCCGAGAGCTTCGAGGATGCCAAAGATAAATTCAG ACGTTGGGTGTCAACCATGTCAAGACCATTCGAGGTCCGTTTTAACCCACACACAGAGCGCGTCGAGGTCCTCGACTCAGTGGACAAACTGGAGACCCTCATCTGGCAATTGAACACGGAAATGTTACACCTGACCAACGCCATCAAGAAGCTCAAAAGCTCGCATTTCGAATAA